The proteins below come from a single Benincasa hispida cultivar B227 chromosome 4, ASM972705v1, whole genome shotgun sequence genomic window:
- the LOC120076697 gene encoding peroxidase 51-like — protein sequence MAAMAMRVAFCLALVCMLIGVGHAQLSLNFYNSTCPNVEQIVRQAVTLKISQTFVTIPATLRLFFHDCFVQGCDASVMIASASGDAEKDSEDNLSLAGDGFDTVVKAKQAVEAQCPGKVSCADILAIAARDVVVLAGGPNFSVELGRRDGLISKASLVAGNLPGPNFNLSQLNTMFAKNNLTQTDMIALSGAHTVGFSHCSRFANRLYNFSATSKVDPSLDPNYAKQLMDACPQDVDPRIAVNMDPVTPKKMDNVYYQNLVNHKGLFTSDQVLFTDPLSQSTVSGFANDRSRFNKAFAEAMVRLGRVGVKTGLVGEIRTDCTTFNS from the exons atggcAGCCATGGCAATGCGAGTGGCGTTCTGTTTAGCTCTGGTTTGCATGCTCATTGGGGTCGGCCACGCTCAGCTCTCGCTCAACTTCTACAATTCGACGTGCCCAAATGTCGAACAAATCGTTCGCCAGGCCGTCACCCTGAAGATTAGCCAAACATTCGTTACTATTCCAGCAACTCTTAGACTCTTCTTCCATGACTGCTTTGTTCAG GGATGTGATGCTTCGGTTATGATAGCATCTGCAAGTGGTGACGCTGAAAAAGACTCGGAGGACAACTTATCGTTGGCGGGAGATGGATTTGATACCGTGGTTAAGGCAAAGCAGGCAGTGGAAGCTCAATGTCCTGGAAAAGTATCGTGTGCGGATATATTGGCCATCGCTGCAAGGGACGTTGTGGTTTTG GCGGGAGGGCCAAATTTCTCGGTGGAATTAGGACGGCGAGATGGGCTAATCTCGAAAGCATCTTTGGTTGCCGGAAACTTACCGGGACCAAATTTCAACCTGAGCCAACTAAACACAATGTTCGCCAAAAACAACCTAACCCAAACCGACATGATTGCACTATCAGGAGCCCACACGGTTGGGTTCTCACATTGCAGTCGTTTCGCGAACCGGCTCTACAACTTCTCAGCTACGTCCAAAGTGGACCCTTCCCTGGACCCGAACTACGCCAAGCAGCTCATGGACGCCTGCCCCCAAGACGTGGACCCTAGAATCGCTGTGAACATGGATCCAGTAACCCCAAAGAAAATGGACAATGTGTATTACCAAAATCTAGTGAACCACAAGGGGCTTTTCACGTCGGATCAGGTGCTTTTTACGGACCCACTATCACAGTCCACTGTGAGTGGGTTTGCTAATGACCGTAGTAGGTTCAATAAAGCGTTTGCAGAGGCTATGGTTCGGCTTGGGAGAGTGGGGGTTAAGACTGGCCTTGTGGGTGAGATTAGAACTGATTGTACCACATTTAATTCCTAA